A genomic region of Zalophus californianus isolate mZalCal1 chromosome 11, mZalCal1.pri.v2, whole genome shotgun sequence contains the following coding sequences:
- the LOC118356104 gene encoding endogenous retrovirus group K member 7 Env polyprotein-like isoform X1: MILQQRSHIWLPVNLERPWAQNPVDALVLEFFKKMLKRTKRFVGIIVAVVLSLITVTALAAVSGIALHTSLQTKHFVENWHRDSRDLWLSQTMIDTRLQTQIDVLRQTVGWLGKKVLTLERQIWLRWDWNSTTFCVTNLKYNKSQHDWSVIQRYLEGNSSATDMINNLHTNIQEIFGRPFETEDAATLADLFLKQLEGLDPKGIIQSLGHTAGGMGIVLLVVILCFMLLHFCYVKPSQNSMATLWKALLLKQKKKGGNEMA, encoded by the coding sequence ATGATTTTGCAACAGCGTTCTCACATTTGGCTTCCGGTAAATCTAGAACGACCATGGGCTCAAAATCCCGTGGACGCCTTAGTTTTGGAGTTTTTCAAAAAGATGCTGAAACGTACAAAACGTTTTGTTGGCATTATTGTAGCGGTTGTTTTAAGTTTGATTACAGTTACCGCGCTGGCCGCGGTATCTGGTATAGCATTACATACTTCTCTGCAAACCAAACATTTCGTGGAAAATTGGCACCGTGATTCCCGAGACCTTTGGCTTTCCCAAACCATGATTGATACTCGCTTGCAAACACAAATAGATGTCCTTAGGCAGACAGTGGGCTGGTTAGGGAAGAAGGTATTGACACTAGAGAGGCAAATTTGGCTTCGTTGGGATTGGAATTCTACGACTTTTTGTGTtaccaatttaaaatataataagtcACAGCATGATTGGAGCGTTATCCAAAGGTACTTAGAAGGTAACTCGTCAGCGACTGACATGATCAATAATCTGCACACAAATATTCAGGAGATCTTTGGTAGACCATTTGAGACTGAAGATGCTGCCACTCTGGCAGACTTGTTCCTTAAACAACTTGAGGGATTAGACCCAAAAGGTATCATTCAGAGTTTAGGGCATACTGCTGGAGGAATGGGCATTGTGTTGCTAGTTGTTATCTTATGCTTTATGCTGCTACATTTTTGCTATGTAAAACCGTCCCAGAATTCTATGGCCACCCTTTGGAAGGCACTTTtattgaaacaaaagaaaaaagggggaaatgagatGGCATAG
- the LOC118356104 gene encoding uncharacterized protein LOC118356104 isoform X2, with product MQLQVLPLLCIPCVPVISRPLPRDPNALDVDNWRPNRDPEGRTGRRMDGPVPGSPQDGSGRGPIRTAPYPTRRRMGNPNQDELPIQAMAHLNLGGRRRRRQTFATALPTWGQIKKLGGEMAASQTLVYHIRNFLIIFKRTYGKLQLRLRLLEFTMELFLAQRTLHQLIISLFLKK from the exons atgcagttgcaagtgctgcctttgctctgcatcccctgtgtcccgGTGATTTCGCGacccttacccagggaccccaatgcaCTAGACGTTGACAATTGGCGCCCGAACAGGGACCCTGAAGGACGTACAGGAAGG AGGATGGACGGACCTGTTCCTGGCTCCCCGCAAGATGGATCCGGTCGAGGACCAATTCGCACGGCTCCGTATCCCACCAGACGACGGATGGGGAATCCAAACCAGGATGAACTTCCGATACAGGCCATGGCACACTTAAACCTGGGGGGAAGGCGTCGCCGTCGGCAAACATTTGCTACTGCGTTGCCTACCTGGGGACAAATCAAAAAGCTTGGTGGGGAGATGGCGGCATCGCAGACCCTCGTATATCACATCAGAAATTTCCTGATCATATTCAAACGCACTTATGGAAAATTGCAGCTGCGCTTAAGACTGTTAGAATTTACAATGGAACTTTTTCTGGCACAGCGAACTCTGCATCAACTTATAATTTCactatttctaaagaaatga
- the LOC113913645 gene encoding LOW QUALITY PROTEIN: olfactory receptor 52D1-like (The sequence of the model RefSeq protein was modified relative to this genomic sequence to represent the inferred CDS: inserted 1 base in 1 codon): MLSASVTNDTAFHPSTFILLGIPGIQDQQVWAAIPFCSMHILALVGNGTILYITMTDRTLHEPMYLFLCLLSITDLILCSTTLPKMLTIFWLRPHIISYHGCLTQMFFVHTVFATESAVLLAMAFDRYVAICRLLHYTSILNATVIGKIGLACVVCGLLFXFPFVILIERLPFCGHHIISHTYCEHMGIAKLTCASIKPNTIYGLTVALSVTGMDVVLITTSYGLILRAVLHLPSKDAQFQAFSTCGAHICVILVFYVPAFFSFFTHHFGHQVPPHVHIVLANLYLLVPPVLNPLVHGINTKQIRLRIFGFFMGRRYLESLRTPRTNGKSYN; the protein is encoded by the exons ATGCTTTCTGCATCAGTCACCAATGACACTGCCTTCCATCCTTCCACGTTTATTCTGCTTGGAATCCCTGGGATCCAAGACCAGCAAGTGTGGGCTGCCATCCCCTTCTGCTCCATGCATATCCTTGCTCTCGTTGGAAATGGCACCATCCTTTACATCACCATGACAGATAGAACTCTGCATGAGCCAATGTACCTCTTCCTGTGCCTACTTTCTATCACTGACCTGATTCTCTGTTCCACCACATTGCCCAAAATGCTAACAATCTTCTGGCTTAGGCCCCACATAATTTCCTACCATGGCTGTCTCACACAGATGTTTTTTGTTCATACTGTCTTTGCCACAGAGTCGGCTGTTCTACTGGCCATGGCTTTTGACCGCTACGTGGCTATCTGCCGTCTGCTTCATTATACATCCATCCTTAATGCCACAGTGATTGGGAAGATTGGTCTGGCATGTGTGGTCTGTGGCCTcctct gttttccctttgtcaTCCTCATTGAACGTTTACCCTTCTGTGGACATCACATCATCTCCCACACCTACTGTGAGCACATGGGCATTGCCAAGCTGACTTGTGCCAGCATCAAGCCCAACACCATTTATGGTCTCACTGTGGCACTTTCAGTCACTGGCATGGATGTGGTCCTCATCACCACCTCCTATGGCCTGATCCTGCGGGCTGTGCTACACCTGCCCTCCAAGGATGCCCAGTTCCAAGCATTTAGCACTTGTGGAGCCCACATTTGTGTGATTCTTGTTTTCTATGtacctgcctttttttcttttttcacccaCCACTTTGGTCACCAAGTACCTCCTCATGTCCACATTGTACTTGCAAATCTCTATCTCCTTGTGCCCCCTGTTCTCAACCCCCTGGTCCATGGCATTAATACCAAACAGATCCGCCTGAGAATATTTGGCTTTTTTATGGGAAGGAGGTACCTAGAATCTCTACGTACCCCAAGGACCAATGGGAAAAGTTATAATTAA